One genomic window of Roseateles sp. DAIF2 includes the following:
- the ndk gene encoding nucleoside-diphosphate kinase, giving the protein MAIERTLSIIKPDAVAKNVIGQIYARFEGAGLKVVAAKMAHLSRGEAEAFYAVHKARPFFNDLVNFMISGPVMIQALEGEGAILKNRDLMGATDPKKAEKGTIRADFADSIDANAVHGSDAPETAAQEVAFFFPGMNVYSR; this is encoded by the coding sequence ATGGCGATCGAACGCACCCTTTCCATCATCAAGCCCGATGCAGTGGCCAAGAACGTGATCGGCCAGATCTACGCTCGCTTCGAAGGCGCCGGCCTGAAGGTCGTGGCGGCCAAGATGGCCCATCTGTCGCGTGGCGAGGCCGAGGCCTTCTACGCCGTGCACAAGGCACGTCCCTTCTTCAATGACCTGGTGAACTTCATGATCTCCGGCCCGGTGATGATCCAGGCGCTGGAAGGCGAAGGCGCGATCCTGAAGAACCGCGACCTGATGGGCGCCACCGATCCGAAGAAGGCCGAGAAGGGCACCATCCGCGCCGACTTCGCCGACAGCATCGACGCCAACGCCGTGCACGGCTCGGACGCTCCCGAGACCGCCGCCCAGGAAGTGGCGTTCTTCTTCCCCGGCATGAATGTCTACAGCCGTTAA
- the ispG gene encoding flavodoxin-dependent (E)-4-hydroxy-3-methylbut-2-enyl-diphosphate synthase encodes MIDTQSSIADAIAAANPAPRRSRQATVRWGSRVVTIGGDAPVRVQSMTNTDTVDVIETAIQIKELAVAGSELVRITVNTPEAADAVPHVREQLDRMGIDVPLVGDFHYNGHRLLTEHPAMAQTLSKYRINPGNVGKGDKKDRQFAMMVEAAMKYDKVVRIGVNWGSLDQELLASMMDENAKRAEPWDGKQVMYQALIQSALSSAEYARELGMNPDNIIISCKVSGVQDLISVYRALAKRCDYALHLGLTEAGMGTKGTVASSVALGILAQEGIGDTIRVSLTPQPGESRTQEVVVALEILQALGLRAFNPSVTACPGCGRTTSTTFQELAKQIDDFLRAQMPIWRDKYPGVENMKVAVMGCIVNGPGESKHADIGISLPGTGEAPAAPVFIDGEKALTLRGENIATEFHALVENYIEKRFGATA; translated from the coding sequence ATGATCGACACCCAAAGCAGCATCGCCGACGCCATTGCGGCCGCCAACCCCGCACCGCGCCGCAGCCGCCAGGCCACCGTGCGCTGGGGCTCGCGGGTCGTGACGATCGGCGGCGACGCGCCGGTGCGCGTGCAGTCGATGACCAACACCGACACGGTGGACGTGATCGAGACCGCGATCCAGATCAAGGAGCTGGCGGTGGCCGGCTCCGAGCTGGTGCGCATCACGGTCAACACACCGGAGGCGGCCGACGCGGTGCCGCATGTGCGCGAGCAGCTGGACCGCATGGGCATCGACGTGCCCCTGGTCGGCGACTTCCACTACAACGGCCACCGCCTGCTGACCGAGCATCCGGCGATGGCCCAGACCCTGTCCAAGTACCGCATCAACCCCGGCAATGTCGGCAAGGGCGACAAGAAGGACCGCCAGTTCGCGATGATGGTCGAGGCCGCGATGAAGTACGACAAGGTCGTGCGCATCGGCGTCAACTGGGGCAGCCTGGACCAGGAGCTGCTCGCCTCGATGATGGACGAGAACGCGAAGCGCGCCGAGCCCTGGGACGGCAAGCAGGTGATGTACCAGGCGCTGATCCAGTCGGCGCTCTCGTCGGCCGAATATGCCCGCGAGCTGGGCATGAACCCGGACAACATCATCATCAGCTGCAAGGTCAGCGGCGTGCAGGACCTGATCTCGGTCTACCGCGCGCTGGCCAAGCGCTGCGACTACGCGCTGCACCTGGGCCTGACCGAGGCCGGCATGGGCACCAAGGGCACGGTGGCCTCCAGCGTCGCCCTGGGCATCCTGGCGCAGGAGGGCATCGGCGACACCATCCGCGTCTCGCTGACGCCGCAGCCCGGCGAGTCGCGCACGCAGGAGGTGGTGGTCGCGCTGGAGATCCTGCAGGCCCTAGGCCTGCGCGCCTTCAACCCGAGCGTCACCGCCTGCCCCGGCTGCGGCCGCACCACCAGCACCACCTTCCAGGAACTGGCCAAGCAGATCGACGACTTCCTGCGCGCGCAGATGCCGATCTGGCGCGACAAGTACCCCGGCGTCGAGAACATGAAGGTGGCCGTGATGGGCTGCATCGTCAACGGCCCCGGCGAGAGCAAGCATGCCGACATCGGCATCAGCCTGCCCGGCACCGGCGAGGCACCGGCGGCGCCCGTCTTCATCGACGGCGAGAAGGCGCTGACCCTGCGCGGCGAGAACATCGCGACCGAGTTCCACGCCCTGGTCGAAAACTATATCGAGAAGCGCTTCGGCGCCACCGCCTGA
- a CDS encoding RodZ domain-containing protein has translation MSTIMSEAPGLASPPAAAPQTAGSWLRAARQAQGLHIAVLAAQLKVPQAKLEALEADRHQDLPDATFARALAKAMCRVLKVDAAPVLELLPRGGEPTLDRVSRGLNEPFRERVVRDDQVSLDWLKRPMIWAPALLLLAALAVYLLPSDWLQRPEAAAPEANAPVAVEPAPAPAEQASASLLAPAPAEPASVAAAVTAPVVVAPAVASAVAPAPAVPAAPQPGQVPLLVKASAESWVEVTDAQGQVQLSKLLRPGEQAQLNVLPPLRLRIGNVAGTELTLRGVAVDLASQSRDNVARLELK, from the coding sequence ATGTCCACGATCATGAGCGAGGCCCCGGGCCTGGCCTCGCCACCGGCCGCCGCGCCGCAAACCGCGGGCAGTTGGCTGCGCGCCGCGCGTCAGGCGCAGGGCCTGCACATCGCCGTGCTGGCGGCCCAGCTGAAGGTGCCGCAGGCCAAGCTGGAGGCCCTGGAGGCCGACCGCCACCAGGATCTGCCCGATGCCACCTTCGCCCGCGCGCTGGCCAAGGCCATGTGCCGCGTGCTGAAGGTCGATGCCGCGCCGGTGCTGGAGCTGCTGCCGCGCGGCGGCGAGCCGACGCTGGACCGCGTGTCGCGCGGCCTGAATGAACCCTTCCGCGAGCGCGTGGTGCGCGACGACCAGGTGTCGCTGGACTGGCTCAAGCGCCCGATGATCTGGGCGCCGGCCCTGCTGCTGCTGGCCGCGCTGGCGGTCTACCTGCTGCCCAGCGACTGGTTGCAGCGGCCCGAGGCCGCGGCGCCCGAAGCGAATGCGCCGGTTGCGGTGGAGCCGGCCCCGGCGCCGGCCGAACAGGCCTCCGCGAGCCTGCTTGCGCCGGCACCGGCCGAGCCCGCCTCGGTAGCCGCCGCCGTGACCGCACCGGTCGTGGTCGCACCCGCCGTCGCCAGTGCCGTCGCGCCGGCGCCGGCGGTCCCGGCCGCGCCGCAGCCCGGCCAGGTGCCGCTGCTGGTCAAGGCCTCGGCCGAATCCTGGGTCGAGGTCACCGACGCCCAGGGCCAGGTGCAGCTGTCCAAGCTGCTGCGTCCGGGCGAGCAGGCCCAGCTGAACGTGCTGCCGCCGCTGCGCCTGCGCATCGGCAATGTGGCCGGCACCGAGCTCACTCTGCGCGGTGTCGCCGTGGACCTGGCCTCCCAGTCCCGGGACAACGTCGCACGCCTCGAACTGAAGTAA
- a CDS encoding tetratricopeptide repeat protein: MASHLDLEEQEQLDQLKAFWKSYGNLITWVVTLALLGFAGLNGWNYWQREQAAKAAAMYDELDRAAQAGETDKAARVFADLKERFPRTTYAGQGALLAAKLQMDKGQAEPAREALSWAAEHASEDEYRDIARLRLAGLQAEAKQFDAAAKTLDGIKGADFAALVADRRGDLALLQSKPDVAKEEFLKAYKGLDKTLDYRRLVEAKLASLGVAAPEDAASGVKP, encoded by the coding sequence ATGGCGTCTCATCTCGATCTCGAAGAACAGGAACAGCTGGACCAGCTGAAGGCCTTCTGGAAAAGCTACGGCAACCTGATCACCTGGGTGGTCACCTTGGCCCTGCTTGGTTTCGCCGGCCTGAACGGCTGGAACTACTGGCAACGCGAGCAGGCCGCCAAGGCCGCGGCCATGTATGACGAGCTGGACCGCGCCGCCCAGGCGGGCGAGACCGACAAGGCCGCGCGCGTCTTCGCCGACCTGAAGGAGCGCTTCCCGCGCACCACCTATGCCGGCCAGGGCGCGCTGCTGGCCGCCAAGCTGCAGATGGACAAGGGCCAGGCCGAGCCGGCCCGCGAGGCCCTGAGCTGGGCCGCCGAGCATGCCAGCGAGGACGAGTACCGCGACATCGCGCGCCTGCGCCTGGCCGGCCTGCAGGCCGAGGCCAAGCAGTTCGATGCCGCCGCCAAGACGCTGGACGGTATCAAGGGGGCCGACTTCGCCGCCCTGGTGGCCGATCGCCGCGGCGACCTGGCCCTGCTGCAGAGCAAGCCCGATGTTGCCAAGGAAGAGTTCCTGAAGGCCTACAAGGGCCTGGACAAGACCCTGGACTACCGCCGCCTGGTCGAGGCCAAGCTGGCCAGCCTGGGCGTGGCCGCGCCGGAAGATGCCGCCTCGGGAGTCAAGCCATGA
- the scpB gene encoding SMC-Scp complex subunit ScpB, producing MNTQDAKRVLETALICAQQPLTVREMRTLFADEVGADTLRGLLDELSRDWEGRGVELVAVVSGWRFQSRPELREYLDRLHPEKPQRYSRAVMETLAIIAYRQPVTRGDIEDIRGVVVTSQIVKQLEERGWIEVIGHREAPGRPALYATTRQFLDDLGLASLEQLPALQAGGVPSPELSQLLEAQQPSLLESSAEAEASSPPDEPQPTNPAPEPSPEGASAAAAHGDDDEVAPAPAPDASDKVQADA from the coding sequence ATGAACACACAGGATGCAAAGCGCGTCCTCGAGACCGCGCTGATCTGCGCCCAGCAGCCGCTGACCGTGCGCGAGATGCGGACCCTGTTCGCCGACGAAGTCGGCGCCGATACCCTGCGCGGCCTGCTCGACGAGCTGAGCCGGGACTGGGAGGGTCGCGGCGTCGAGCTGGTGGCGGTGGTCTCGGGCTGGCGCTTCCAGAGCCGGCCGGAGCTGCGCGAGTACCTGGACCGGCTGCATCCGGAAAAGCCGCAGCGCTACTCGCGCGCGGTGATGGAAACCCTGGCCATCATTGCCTACCGCCAGCCGGTGACGCGCGGCGACATCGAGGACATCCGCGGTGTCGTCGTGACCAGCCAGATCGTCAAGCAGCTGGAGGAGCGCGGCTGGATCGAGGTGATCGGGCACCGCGAGGCCCCCGGCCGGCCGGCGCTGTATGCGACGACCCGCCAGTTTCTCGATGACCTGGGCCTGGCCAGCCTGGAGCAGCTGCCGGCCCTGCAGGCCGGCGGTGTGCCCAGCCCCGAACTGAGCCAGCTGCTGGAAGCCCAGCAGCCCTCGCTGCTGGAGTCATCGGCCGAGGCCGAGGCTTCCTCTCCTCCCGACGAACCACAACCAACCAATCCGGCGCCCGAGCCATCCCCCGAGGGCGCATCCGCTGCGGCGGCCCATGGTGACGACGATGAAGTCGCCCCGGCCCCCGCGCCCGACGCTAGCGACAAGGTGCAAGCCGACGCATGA
- the bamB gene encoding outer membrane protein assembly factor BamB produces MKAATRFIARPLSLVLLSAALGGCSLFGSSSGPKPAALEAQVGSGNARQLWQTRIDGVQFPLSVATAGQSFVVAGNDGVVQALSAADGAVLWRGEAGAKLVAGVGSDGRFAAVVTRDNELVVLDAGKPAWRKPLSSTVSTAPLVAGERVFVLTVDRQVMAFDAADGRRLWDLRRPGDPLTLSQPGVIGAFKDTLVVGQGARLAGVDPLRGTLRWEANVATPRGTNEVERLADLVGPMARVGDTLCARAFQSAVGCVNAERGATLWSRNTGGTRGVGADAQQVYGVDGSDRITAWKLGNGDTVWSAEQLLNRRLSAPLAVGKQLLVGDYEGYVHLLAADTGKTLARLPTDGSPVMAAPVLLGDTVLVATRNGGLFALRPE; encoded by the coding sequence ATGAAGGCCGCGACCCGCTTCATTGCCCGCCCGCTGAGCCTCGTGCTGCTGAGCGCGGCGCTGGGTGGCTGCTCGCTGTTCGGCAGCTCCAGCGGCCCGAAGCCGGCGGCGCTGGAGGCCCAGGTCGGCAGCGGCAATGCGCGCCAGCTCTGGCAGACGCGCATCGACGGCGTGCAGTTCCCGCTGTCGGTCGCAACCGCCGGCCAGAGCTTTGTCGTTGCCGGCAATGACGGCGTCGTGCAGGCCCTGTCGGCCGCCGATGGCGCGGTGCTGTGGCGCGGCGAGGCCGGCGCGAAGCTGGTCGCCGGCGTCGGCAGCGATGGGCGCTTCGCCGCGGTCGTGACCCGCGACAACGAGCTGGTGGTGCTGGATGCCGGCAAGCCGGCTTGGCGCAAGCCGCTGAGCTCGACCGTCAGCACCGCGCCGCTGGTCGCCGGCGAGCGCGTGTTCGTGCTGACCGTGGACCGCCAGGTGATGGCCTTCGACGCGGCCGACGGTCGCCGCCTGTGGGACCTGCGCCGCCCCGGCGACCCGCTGACCCTGTCGCAGCCCGGCGTGATCGGCGCCTTCAAGGACACCCTGGTGGTGGGGCAGGGCGCCCGCCTGGCCGGCGTCGACCCGCTGCGCGGCACCCTGCGCTGGGAGGCCAATGTGGCCACGCCGCGCGGCACCAACGAGGTGGAACGCCTGGCCGACCTGGTCGGCCCGATGGCCCGCGTCGGCGACACCCTGTGCGCCCGCGCCTTCCAGTCGGCCGTCGGCTGCGTCAACGCCGAACGCGGCGCCACCCTGTGGAGCCGCAACACCGGCGGCACGCGCGGCGTCGGCGCCGATGCGCAGCAGGTCTATGGCGTGGACGGCTCGGACCGCATCACCGCCTGGAAGCTGGGCAATGGCGACACCGTCTGGAGCGCCGAGCAACTGCTGAACCGCCGCCTGAGCGCGCCGCTGGCCGTCGGCAAGCAGCTGCTGGTCGGCGACTACGAAGGCTATGTGCATCTGCTGGCCGCCGATACCGGCAAGACCCTGGCGCGCCTGCCCACCGACGGTTCGCCGGTGATGGCCGCGCCGGTGCTGCTGGGTGACACCGTGCTGGTGGCCACCCGCAACGGCGGCCTGTTTGCGCTGCGCCCCGAGTAA
- the pilW gene encoding type IV pilus biogenesis/stability protein PilW, translating into MNKKILHLPLVLAMTLGLLACASTGGGSDPVPRTASDQTDTDRRAGVRIELAYGYFARGQYNTALDELKQALAVRPNMPEALNLRGLVYAALGEIPLAEESFRRALGVNARDPDTLHNYGWFLCQQARYPEAFVQFDQALAQPQYRGASRSLLAKGVCEASAGQLSLAEKTLARAFELDPSNPAIAVNLAEVLYRNGQYERARFYVKRVNDQAEQLNAQSLWLALRVERRLGNTATVADLGQQLRRRFPQSPELQALDNGRYDE; encoded by the coding sequence ATGAACAAGAAAATCCTGCACCTTCCCCTGGTCCTGGCGATGACGCTGGGTCTGCTGGCCTGTGCCAGCACCGGCGGTGGTTCGGACCCGGTGCCGCGCACCGCCTCCGACCAGACCGACACCGACCGCCGCGCCGGCGTGCGCATCGAGCTGGCCTACGGCTATTTCGCGCGCGGCCAGTACAACACCGCGCTGGATGAGCTGAAGCAGGCCCTGGCGGTGCGCCCCAACATGCCCGAGGCCCTGAACCTGCGCGGCCTGGTGTACGCCGCCCTGGGCGAGATCCCGCTGGCGGAGGAGAGCTTTCGCCGCGCGCTGGGTGTGAACGCGCGCGATCCCGACACCCTGCACAACTACGGCTGGTTCCTGTGCCAGCAGGCCCGCTATCCGGAGGCCTTCGTCCAGTTCGACCAGGCCCTGGCCCAGCCCCAGTACCGCGGCGCCTCGCGCTCGCTGCTGGCCAAGGGCGTCTGCGAGGCCTCGGCCGGCCAGCTGTCGCTGGCGGAGAAGACCCTGGCGCGGGCCTTCGAGCTGGACCCGTCGAATCCGGCGATCGCGGTCAATCTGGCCGAGGTGCTGTACCGCAACGGGCAATACGAACGCGCGCGCTTCTACGTCAAGCGCGTCAATGACCAAGCCGAGCAGCTGAACGCGCAGAGCCTGTGGCTGGCGTTGCGCGTCGAGCGCCGCCTGGGTAACACCGCGACGGTGGCCGATCTGGGCCAGCAGCTGCGCCGCCGCTTCCCGCAGTCACCGGAACTGCAGGCGCTGGACAACGGTCGATACGATGAGTGA
- the hisS gene encoding histidine--tRNA ligase: MTEKKMQPLQAVKGMNDVLPPDSARWEWLEEKMRSVLQRYGYQNIRTPIVEPTALFVRGLGEVTDVVEKEMYAFEDRADKHGQAEHLALRPEMTAGVVRAMIEHNFLRDSGRRLYYYGPMFRREKPQKGRYRQFHQMGIEALGFHGPDVDAEVILLGRRLLGELGLKDGEHIRLELNCLGQPAERSAHREALIAHLEAHKELLDEDGQRRLYTNPLRVLDTKNPALQEMANAAPKLLDFLGEDSLAHFNGVRAILDAAGVSYTINPRLVRGLDYYNLTVFEWITDKLGSQGTVCGGGRYDGLIEQLGGKPTPAVGFGMGLERLLLLLDEVGVAPAAPVPQAYAIVPSATGLPQVMVALEALRAAGVAVVLHPGQSSMKSQFKKADASGAAWALIFGEDELARGEVAIKPLRDAAAAQYTRTLATAADWAGELLPNA; the protein is encoded by the coding sequence ATGACTGAAAAGAAGATGCAGCCCTTGCAAGCCGTCAAGGGCATGAACGACGTGCTGCCGCCGGACTCGGCGCGCTGGGAATGGCTGGAAGAAAAGATGCGCTCGGTGCTGCAGCGCTACGGCTACCAGAACATCCGCACGCCGATCGTCGAGCCGACCGCGCTGTTCGTGCGCGGCCTGGGTGAGGTGACCGATGTGGTCGAGAAGGAGATGTACGCCTTCGAGGACCGCGCCGACAAGCATGGCCAGGCCGAGCATCTGGCGCTGCGCCCGGAGATGACCGCCGGCGTGGTGCGCGCGATGATCGAGCACAACTTCCTGCGCGACTCGGGCCGGCGCCTCTACTACTACGGCCCGATGTTCCGGCGCGAGAAGCCGCAGAAGGGCCGCTACCGCCAGTTCCACCAGATGGGCATCGAGGCGCTGGGCTTCCACGGCCCGGACGTCGATGCCGAGGTGATCCTGCTGGGGCGCCGCCTGCTGGGCGAGCTGGGCCTGAAGGACGGCGAGCATATCCGCCTGGAGCTGAACTGCCTGGGCCAGCCGGCCGAGCGCAGCGCGCATCGCGAGGCCCTGATCGCGCATCTGGAGGCGCACAAGGAGCTGCTGGACGAGGATGGCCAGCGCCGCCTGTACACCAACCCGCTGCGCGTGCTGGACACCAAGAACCCCGCGCTGCAAGAGATGGCCAACGCGGCGCCCAAGCTGCTGGACTTCCTGGGTGAGGATTCGCTGGCGCATTTCAACGGCGTGCGCGCGATCCTCGACGCGGCCGGCGTGAGCTACACGATCAACCCGCGCCTGGTGCGCGGCCTGGACTACTACAACCTGACCGTGTTCGAGTGGATCACCGACAAGCTCGGCTCGCAGGGCACGGTCTGCGGCGGCGGCCGCTACGACGGCCTGATCGAGCAGCTCGGCGGCAAGCCGACGCCGGCGGTCGGCTTCGGCATGGGCCTGGAGCGCCTGCTGCTGCTGCTGGATGAGGTGGGCGTGGCGCCCGCCGCGCCGGTGCCGCAGGCCTATGCGATCGTGCCCTCGGCGACCGGTCTGCCGCAGGTGATGGTGGCGCTGGAGGCGCTGCGTGCCGCCGGCGTGGCCGTGGTGCTGCATCCGGGCCAGAGCAGCATGAAGTCGCAGTTCAAGAAGGCCGATGCCAGCGGCGCGGCCTGGGCGCTGATCTTCGGCGAGGACGAGCTGGCGCGTGGCGAGGTGGCGATCAAGCCGCTGCGCGACGCCGCGGCCGCGCAATACACCCGCACGCTGGCGACGGCGGCCGATTGGGCGGGCGAGCTTCTGCCCAACGCATAA
- the rlmN gene encoding 23S rRNA (adenine(2503)-C(2))-methyltransferase RlmN, which produces MDAVNLLGFDLEGLAAFCEQLGEKRFRATQLFRWIHQKGAADFDQMSDLAKSLREKLRGRAHITALPVISEHQSADGTVKWLFDVGAGNAVEAVFIPEDDRGTLCISSQAGCAVGCRFCSTGHQGFSRNLDTAEIIAQLWFAEHSLRQRFNSSERVITNVVMMGMGEPLQNYSALVPALRMMLDDHGYGLSRRRVTVSTSGVVPMIDRLRDDVPVALAVSLHAPTDPLRDQLVPLNKKYPIAELLEACNRYLEKAPRDFITFEYCMLDGVNDTPEQAEALVKLLRGHVSCKINLIPFNPFPASGLKRSSNVRVQAFAEVLIKSGIVTTVRKTRGDDIDAACGQLAGEVQDRTRVQQRMVRAPVVVHGLGGRNPQ; this is translated from the coding sequence ATGGACGCCGTCAACCTGCTTGGATTCGATCTGGAAGGACTGGCTGCGTTCTGCGAGCAGCTGGGGGAAAAGCGCTTTCGCGCCACCCAGCTGTTCCGCTGGATTCATCAGAAGGGCGCCGCTGATTTCGATCAGATGAGCGACCTGGCCAAGTCGCTGCGCGAGAAACTGCGCGGCCGGGCCCATATCACGGCGCTGCCCGTGATCTCCGAACACCAATCCGCCGACGGCACGGTCAAGTGGCTGTTCGACGTCGGCGCGGGCAACGCGGTCGAGGCGGTGTTCATCCCCGAGGACGACCGCGGCACCCTGTGCATCTCCAGTCAGGCCGGCTGCGCCGTCGGCTGCCGCTTCTGCTCCACCGGCCACCAGGGCTTCAGCCGCAACCTGGACACGGCCGAGATCATCGCCCAGCTCTGGTTCGCCGAGCACAGTCTGCGCCAGCGCTTCAACAGCAGCGAGCGCGTCATCACCAATGTCGTGATGATGGGCATGGGCGAGCCGCTGCAGAACTACTCGGCCCTGGTGCCGGCGCTGCGCATGATGCTGGACGACCATGGTTACGGCCTGTCGCGCCGCCGCGTGACGGTCTCGACCTCCGGCGTGGTGCCGATGATCGACCGGCTGCGCGACGATGTGCCCGTGGCGCTGGCGGTGTCGCTGCATGCGCCGACCGATCCGCTGCGCGACCAGCTGGTGCCGTTGAACAAGAAGTACCCGATCGCCGAGCTGCTGGAGGCTTGCAATCGCTATCTCGAGAAGGCGCCGCGCGACTTCATCACCTTCGAGTACTGCATGCTGGACGGCGTCAACGACACGCCGGAGCAGGCTGAAGCGCTCGTCAAGCTCTTGCGAGGCCATGTCTCGTGCAAGATCAACCTGATTCCTTTCAACCCCTTCCCGGCCTCGGGCCTGAAGCGCAGCTCGAACGTGCGCGTGCAGGCCTTCGCCGAGGTGTTGATCAAGTCCGGTATCGTCACCACGGTGCGCAAGACCCGTGGCGACGACATCGATGCCGCCTGCGGCCAACTGGCCGGCGAAGTGCAGGACCGTACCCGTGTGCAGCAGCGCATGGTGCGGGCGCCGGTGGTGGTTCATGGTCTCGGGGGGCGCAATCCGCAGTGA
- the rluB gene encoding 23S rRNA pseudouridine(2605) synthase RluB, whose translation MNSSDDNEIKPAADAATPGTGEAPKRRRTTRAKVEAPGAEAVAPAEAAVEAKPVKPRAPRKTAAKKVAEAAVESAAPAEVPSAEEAPAAAPKRRSPRKTAVAVAEVEAPVVAEVAPAPVAEPVMAEAAVAAESGGEEASSDVEEGGRRGRNRRRGRRRGEGFEAGEGAEGEAADADGEQAAPRRAEPAPEQLQAEAGERFAQLLAGEFDGSEDEAAAEPAAEGEHKRVLAPEPDAPKLQKVLAQAGVGSRRDIEDMIAEGKIEVNGEVAHIGQRISFGDRVAVNGKPIRVRISPPAPRILAYHKPTGEVVTFNDPEGRPTVFRHLPRLQQGKWQSVGRLDLNTEGLLLFTNSGELANQLMHPRFGVEREYAVRVLGSLSDEQRARLLEGVQIEGQAAAFKSIEDGGGEGANRWYRVVITEGRNREVRKLFEAVGLVVSRLIRIRYGTVVLPRGLKRGVWVELDEGDVRIIRRLAGGPRQEQPQQRGGPQQQAREDQSQRNKRNRGGKGGGPRPSRPEPAPDRPSQQMEQRQRPERSRDEDRDDDDFIPHNINPLEQTFDRRFASSGKRGIPSGFGAGGSGAQGTGAPGRGQGGNRGKGGGNGPREPDPMQTSMGYIGADAFTRRSGRGGGGGGGNRGGGGGGNRGGGGRGRR comes from the coding sequence ATGAATTCTTCCGACGACAACGAGATCAAGCCGGCCGCCGACGCGGCCACCCCCGGAACCGGCGAGGCGCCGAAGCGCCGCCGTACGACGCGGGCCAAGGTCGAGGCGCCCGGCGCCGAGGCCGTGGCTCCCGCCGAGGCAGCGGTCGAGGCCAAGCCGGTGAAGCCGCGCGCGCCGCGCAAGACGGCCGCCAAGAAGGTCGCCGAAGCGGCGGTCGAGAGCGCCGCGCCGGCCGAGGTGCCGAGCGCCGAGGAAGCGCCGGCCGCTGCGCCCAAGCGTCGCAGCCCGCGCAAGACCGCGGTGGCGGTCGCCGAGGTCGAGGCGCCGGTCGTGGCCGAGGTGGCGCCCGCGCCCGTGGCCGAGCCGGTGATGGCCGAAGCCGCTGTGGCGGCCGAGTCGGGCGGCGAGGAGGCCTCGTCCGATGTCGAGGAGGGCGGTCGCCGTGGCCGCAACCGTCGCCGTGGCCGTCGCCGTGGCGAAGGCTTCGAGGCCGGCGAGGGTGCCGAGGGCGAGGCCGCGGATGCCGACGGTGAGCAGGCCGCGCCGCGCCGCGCCGAGCCCGCGCCGGAGCAGCTGCAGGCCGAGGCCGGCGAGCGTTTCGCCCAGCTGCTGGCCGGCGAGTTCGACGGCAGCGAGGACGAGGCCGCCGCCGAGCCGGCCGCCGAGGGCGAGCACAAGCGCGTGCTGGCCCCCGAGCCGGATGCGCCCAAGCTGCAGAAGGTGCTGGCCCAGGCCGGCGTCGGTTCGCGCCGCGACATCGAGGACATGATCGCCGAGGGCAAGATCGAGGTGAACGGCGAGGTCGCCCATATCGGCCAGCGCATCTCCTTCGGCGATCGCGTGGCCGTCAACGGCAAGCCGATCCGCGTGCGCATCTCGCCGCCGGCGCCGCGCATCCTGGCCTATCACAAGCCCACCGGCGAGGTCGTGACCTTCAACGACCCCGAGGGCCGCCCCACCGTGTTCCGCCATCTGCCCCGCCTGCAGCAGGGCAAGTGGCAATCGGTCGGCCGCCTGGATCTGAACACCGAAGGCCTGCTGCTGTTCACCAATTCCGGCGAACTGGCGAATCAGCTGATGCACCCGCGCTTCGGTGTTGAGCGCGAGTACGCGGTGCGCGTGCTGGGCAGCCTGTCCGACGAGCAGCGTGCCCGCCTGCTGGAAGGGGTGCAGATCGAGGGCCAGGCCGCGGCCTTCAAGAGCATCGAGGATGGCGGCGGCGAGGGTGCCAACCGCTGGTACCGCGTCGTCATCACCGAAGGCCGCAACCGCGAGGTGCGCAAGCTGTTCGAGGCCGTGGGCCTGGTGGTGAGCCGCCTGATCCGCATCCGCTACGGCACCGTGGTGCTGCCGCGCGGCCTCAAGCGCGGCGTCTGGGTCGAGCTGGACGAGGGGGATGTGCGCATCATCCGTCGCCTGGCCGGTGGCCCGCGCCAGGAGCAGCCGCAGCAGCGCGGCGGCCCGCAGCAACAGGCGCGTGAGGATCAGTCGCAGCGCAACAAGCGCAACCGCGGCGGCAAGGGTGGCGGTCCGCGCCCCAGCCGCCCCGAGCCGGCGCCGGACCGTCCGTCGCAGCAGATGGAGCAGCGGCAGCGTCCGGAGCGCTCGCGCGACGAGGATCGCGACGATGACGACTTCATCCCGCACAACATCAACCCGCTGGAGCAGACCTTCGACCGGCGTTTCGCCAGCAGCGGCAAGCGCGGCATCCCGAGCGGTTTCGGTGCGGGCGGCAGTGGTGCCCAGGGCACCGGCGCACCGGGCCGCGGCCAAGGCGGCAACCGGGGCAAGGGCGGCGGCAATGGTCCGCGCGAACCCGATCCGATGCAGACCTCGATGGGCTATATCGGTGCCGACGCCTTCACCCGCCGCAGCGGTCGTGGCGGCGGCGGTGGTGGTGGCAACCGCGGTGGCGGCGGGGGCGGCAACCGCGGCGGCGGCGGCCGTGGACGCCGTTAA